The DNA segment TGAGGTTTTGAGGTGGAAGCATTAAGAGGAATAGCACATCatctttaaatgatttatttatgtccaCAGTAATCTATGAGATCTGACCTCTCATGAATTTGCATTCTAATTCCCCCCTCAGCCCAAATAATACTTGGTACATGGTGAAAGGACAATTCTGCTAGGACAGAAGCAAACAAGATACCATGTTGTTGTCTGACATCTTGTACaaggcttatttttatttataactgCGGTCTGGTATAAAACCAGTGCAAAAGATTGAATCGAACTACTACTAAGGAATTAGAGTTGCAAAAATTTAGAAACTGAAGAACAATCTTCCTTAAAATCAGAGCTATCCATTCTATATGAAATGACTGCTATGTTGCCTGACTGCCCAAGAAAATATTACGTTAACAAGAAagtaaattatttcaaatattgtaGGTAGAGGAGCAGAGAGGGAACATGCAGGAAGCCCGTTTGAACCAGGATTCCAGTTCTGGTCGATCCAGAAACCTGTTTCTCTCAtttgctgcttttctttcttcagtctctctgctttctctctaATTTAGCTTCAGGTATGACACTCCTGTAACATGTCACATGTAAACTCAGTGTCAGAACAGAGAGTGGAATCAAGTCAGACCCAGATCAGAATGACTGCACTAGACACCTCTCTCAAGGACTGCTGTCCTGCTCATCCAGACATCTATGAATGGGCTTCTTCACCACAGGTCGTAAGACAGTACTTGGCCTCCTCATTCACCACGGTTTATGCTTGGCTACCTTGGGACACTGAGCTGAGGTTCTCAGAGAACACTGTCAAACACATGTTAGAGATTTTGCTCGTGGCAACCTGATTAGAGCCTGTGTGAACGTTGAGCTTTGGAACATCACAGAGACAGAGCCCATTTATCTGGGGCTGTCTACAGTGTCCTTAGGAGCCATTCATTGCCCACTATGGTTTCTGCCAGCATGTCTCTGACAAGCAGGTCATACCTTTGGAGTGTATTGGCTTCTTAGAATCTTAGTTTCCCTGACTCTAAAAACATGCCATGTCACCAGGCAGCATCTGAGAACCACAGCAGAGATTTCCCATTTTGCCACAACCTGAATCCTGAGGTTTTCACAAGTATAGTTGATAATGCCTTGAGTTATGACTTATGACTTGTTTGTGCGTTGTAACAGCCCAGGAAACTTTGAAACAAGTCACACAGCCATTATCAACTTCATAAAGTCTAACAGTTTCACAACAGAAACATAATTACTGAATGGACAAGAAGTATATCAATGAACAAAATTTAAGTATACAGGAATAGCTCTACAAAGAGGTGTGAATATGAAATGAGACATGATGGATCAGGAATAACCTCAGCATGAGACCAGGATCAACAGATGCATAGAGACAAGGAAAAGAATATGCTCTCTGGATTACTTTACAGTTTTTTGGAAGATGGTGCTTACATCTAACAATTTACTCAAAGCCTTATTGACATTCTTATTCCTAAAACTGTAGATTAGTGGGTTCAACAGAGGTGTGAGTATGGTGTAAAATGCAGACACCACCATGTTCTTCTCAGGGGTGTGGAACGAGATAGGTAGCATGTAGTTATAGACAGCAGCTCCATAGAAGAGGATGACCACCATCATATGGGAGGAGCAGGTGGCAAGAGCCTTCTTCCTGCCCTCTGTTGAGTTCATCCTCAGAACAGTGAGGAGGATGGATAAGTAGGATCCTGAAATGACTGTAACAGGAATGAGAAGCATgatcacacagcacacatacatgaaGGTCTCATAGAGCCAGGTGTCTGAGCAGGAGAGCTTTGTCACAGCAGGAACCTCACAGAAGAAGTGATAGATCTTCCGTGATCCACAGAATGGGAATGTCATGGTGACAGGGGTGAATATGAAGCCATCCAAGGATCCCAGGAGCcaacagacagacaacagaaggagacaCACCCTGTGGTTCATGAGGATAGGATACCGGAGTGGatggcagatggccacatagcggtcataggacaTGGCAGCCAGAAGCAAACATTCAGAACCTGCTAGTGTCAGGTAGAGGAACATCTGCATCCCACAGGCAGCAGCTGAGATCTTGTGGCTCCCCAGCACCTGGTCCATGAGCATCTTGGGCACAGTGACAGAAATGTACATCATGTCCATGAGGGACAGCTGACCGATAAaaaagtacatgggtgtgtggaggTGGGTGTCAGAGAGTATCAGCAGGATCAGAAGGGCGTTTCCAGACAAGGCCATCAGGAAAACCACAAATATGAGCACAGCAAGCAGGACAGGGTCTTTGGATTGACTTAAGAATCCCACCAGGGTGAAATCTGATAGTCCAGTGTAGTTGTTCACACAGGTGATGATGCCCATGTTTGTCTCCTATGCAAACAAGAAAGTTTATGATTAGTGAGTTCATACTGATATGCCCAAAATACTACTAGCTGAGAAAATTTCTGGGCCTGTAGATTTGATAATGATAATCTATCTATACTGTAtggaatttaaatattaataatccACATCTGTCTGTGGTTGGAGCCATCACCACTCAAGAGTAGAGATGACACAGTTCATCATCATGGTCTTTCCTCATGACAGATAGTGTTTTCTATCAACAAGTTTTTGATATTTGCAAGTTAACTTTTTGATCTTAACAAAAATAGTGAACTATAGACAAAAATGGACCAACAAAAACCAGTGTATATGGAATGCAAACAAGTAACCAAACAGACACATTGTTCAGACATTAATGAATACACAACTTGGCCTTAAGAACCATTGTAGAGCTTCTCTCCTAGTATAATATTGCATGTATTCCCCAGTTTAGCATTCACTGAGgaatgtagtttttaaaataatgtggtACAAGATCCATGTTGAGTAATGTATACAGTGTATTTCAAATTGAATTTGAACTGTCCTGTAACTTTGTTTTGAGAGATAAAATGGTCTTTAAAAgtacatcatatacatgtattCATATGAAAATGTAGACAAAATAATATAGTGTGTTTCTCATCCAACACTGGTTAGACAGAGTTAATTGGAAGTCCcaccttttctgacctctgcttCTCCTAGTTCATCTCCTCACAGGTTGTCCATTTGCTCTAAGCTTCATTAGGAAACTGAGCGTTTGCAGTCACTGCTCGTTGCCAGGCCAGGGTATGGCAGCAGCAGCTCTGTGGATTGACAGCCAATTCCTCATGGAGTCTGAGGACAGAGAACACAGCTCTGAGATCTTCCTGACAGCAGTTCCCCATTCCCTCACCCCACACTCACCCTGCCTCTGTGTTAGATTCTGAGAAATCAAGGGACACATTAGCTTGGATTGTACTAAACAAGGTCAGGGTCCATTTATGCTGAAACAATAGTACATAAATTCCAGTTAAGTTGGAAGGTTTAAATAGGTACAACACAGTGAGAATTAGCATCCCACAAATGCATCCATCATTTCTGACTAGTCTGACTGTActttaaaaaagagattttaaatgtttttgtcctatttattaattaatttattcattatttctGAATGAGTAGATAGTACATTTTGCTAAGTATAAGCAGtaggaaggaaatgaaatctCTACTTTCTGACatgttttcaatattttcaaGGTATTTCAAGGTGAGACAGCGATCACAACTCTTGGAAACATTTTACATCTGTGTCAATattctaaaaatgaaaacaccaaacaaaccaGATACTGAGGTCGTTGACATGTCATGTACTGCCTGAGCTGCTGATGGAGCAGAGAAAGACAAGCTTCTTGATGCCTTCACATAGATGCCAGACATATCTGAGCTCTGTGGGAAGAGGCAGAGATACAGACAGGAAATCGACTGAGAGATAGGAAGAAATTAGGTAGATTTCCATCTTACAAACATATGTTTGTGAAAGAAAACTCAGATCTATTCAATAATGTAAGCTTTTCAAAGGTCATCTTACGTTTATCTGCCGACTCAGTTTATGATGGTGGACACAGTGAAGCAAGACAGGGAGGGAGCCACAGGCTCTGACAAGCCTTGAGCACTGTCTGCTGGGTGAGTGGAGGTCAGGAggcaggtgaggggcaggaggTGTGCTGGGAAAATCAGAGCTCTCTTTTAAATGGGGACCATGATCATCAGTGAGATCAGGAATGTGGTGTGAAGTAGGGAAGGGATTAGCTGCTGTCTTGTCCTTACTGTGTGTCATTTGTTGCCATGTGAACAGCTTTGTGCAATGTGAACCCTTTGCATTGCTAACAGTGCAGGCAGAGCAATGGCAGAGCAGCATCCCAAGCCAGCAGCATCCCTGTTCCTCCCTGATGCTTCCATGGGACTCACCACACTCTCCCGTTTTATAGAGGAGAAGCTCAGGGTCTCAGGCATCTGCCTCATGTCATACAGTCACTGACAGAGTGAGTGCTTACCCTGTGAGTAGGCACAGAATGGGCAACTGTGTGGTTCTATAGGAAACATTACTTCTGTAGGGAGGTATGGTTTTATTTTAGATCACTCATTGCATGCTTTATATGGTGAAACTTGAATAAAGGGA comes from the Rattus norvegicus strain BN/NHsdMcwi chromosome 10, GRCr8, whole genome shotgun sequence genome and includes:
- the Or2t47e gene encoding olfactory receptor Olr1421 — protein: MGIITCVNNYTGLSDFTLVGFLSQSKDPVLLAVLIFVVFLMALSGNALLILLILSDTHLHTPMYFFIGQLSLMDMMYISVTVPKMLMDQVLGSHKISAAACGMQMFLYLTLAGSECLLLAAMSYDRYVAICHPLRYPILMNHRVCLLLLSVCWLLGSLDGFIFTPVTMTFPFCGSRKIYHFFCEVPAVTKLSCSDTWLYETFMYVCCVIMLLIPVTVISGSYLSILLTVLRMNSTEGRKKALATCSSHMMVVILFYGAAVYNYMLPISFHTPEKNMVVSAFYTILTPLLNPLIYSFRNKNVNKALSKLLDVSTIFQKTVK